The region CATCCCAGCTTACTCCAGGTAGCCAGATCGGCCGGGCTGGCGGTGCTGGAGGCGCCGCTGATGGTGCTGGATCCGGCCGCGCTGCCATCGGCGGGGAGCCTCGGCGACGTACCGGTGCGGTTCGCCGACCCGGCCTCGCCCGACTTCGGGCGCGATGTGGCGACTCAGCGAGCGGTCGCCGCGATCGGCTTCGGCGTGCCCGGCACCGCCCCCGGCGACGCCGGCCCGGTCGCCCGCGACGCCGCCCTGGTCTCCCTGACCCCCCGCCGGGTGGACGAGGAACGGACCCAGGCCGAAGCCGGTACCAGGGTCTTCGCCCTGGCCGAGACGGCCGACGAGGGCGCGGTCTCGGCCGGCATGGCGATGCGGGTCGGCGACGTGGCCGAGATCGCCGGCATCGCCACCCTGCCCACTGCCCGACGACGCGGACTGGCCGCCGCGGTCACCGCGGCCCTGGCCCGACACCTACTGGACACCGGCACCGAACTGGTCTTCCTGTCCGCCGGCAACGACGACATCGCCCGCATCTACCTACGCGCCGGCTTCAAACGCCTGGGCACAGCCTGCATCGCAGAACCCACCCCGGTAACCACCTAACCCCCACCCCCACCCCGCGGGACCTCGGGGTTGATCATGAAGTTAGCGCGGGTTTTCGGGCCGGAACATGTCGTTAACTTCATGATCGACGGCTTGGTGTGGGTTAGGCGGAGCGGGGGAGGGCGTGGCGGGTGGGGGCGCGGTCGTGGCGGGTGGGGTCGTGGCGGGTGGGGTCGGCGGTGAGGAGGGTGTCCAGGGGGGCGTCGCGACCGTACTCGTGGGCGGCGGTGAAGCCGGCGTCGCCGAGCTGGGACCGGATCGCCCGCGCGGTCGCCTCGGTGTCGGGGCGCTCACAGGCGGGGACCGGGGCGCCGATCTCCTCCCGGATCCGGGCCGCCGCGCCGAGCAGTCGGGCACCCCGGCCGGGGGCGCCGTCGAGCCGGGCCACCTCGGCCAACGCTTCGAGCACACTGGCCGTACGCCACCGGTCGCCGACCTGGCGATGCGCGGCGAGACTGGTGAGCAGATGCGCCGCCGCCCTGTCCGTACGCCGACCGCGCAGTTCCACCAGCCCGCGCAGGTTGTGCGCCCAGCCCACCCCCTCCGGGAACCCGAGTACGGAGTAACGCCGCAACGCGACGTCGAGCAGGGATGCGGCCCGGTCGGTGTCGCCCCGGTAGAGCGCCACCGCGCCGAGGTTCATCAGCGCCTCCGCCTCCGCCCTCGGCTCGCCGAGCTGCTCGTACCAGCGCCGGCTGACCCACAGGCGTGAGTCGGCCCGGTCCAGGTCGCCGGAGAGCCAGGCGGTGAAGCCGCGCAACTGCGCGGTCTGCGCCTCGCCCCACTCGTCGCCGTACTCGGCGAAGGTCGCGGCGGCGGTGGCGAGGTACACGGTGGAGTCGACGTAACGGGCCTGCTCGCGGGCGATCGAACCGAGCGTCAGCAGGACCCGGGCCACCCCGGCCCGGTTGCCCACCTGCCGGTAGCCGCCCAGCGCCGCCTCGGCATGCTCCATCGCCGCCGGGTAGTCGCAACTCAGCATGGCCAGCATCGCCGCCGCCGCACCGGCACCGGCCCGCATCGGCGTGGGTGCGTCCGGATGCCGAACCAGCGCCTCGGCCAGCCAGCGGTGGCCGTCGCGGTAGTGGCCGTCCAACCGGCAGTACCGGGCCAACGCGGCGGCGAGACGCAGTTCGGCGTGCGGCGGCGCACCGGCTCCGGCCTCGGACAGCCAGCTCATCGCCGCCTGCATGTTGGCCGCCTCGGCCCGTAGCCGGCGCAGCCACCACTCCTGCTCGGGGCCGCGCAGGTGGGCGTCTGCGTACTCGGCCAGGGCCAGGCAGTGCGCGGCCAATGCCGTACGGGCCGCGGCCTCGCCCGCTCCGGCGCCGAGCCGGGTCATCGCGTGGCGACGGATCGGCGCGAGCATCCGATAGCGCACCGGGAGCGGCGGGTCGTCGGCCGGCGGGTCCGGCGGGGCGAACACGGTCGGGAACAGGTGCCCGGAGATGGGGGTCGAGGCGTACCCGGCCATCGACGCGGGATAGCCGGCGGATGGAGGCGGTCCGGCGGGCGTGAATGCAGGCGGGCCAGCCGGCGTGGGCGCAGGCGGGCCAGCCGGCGTGAGCGCAGGCGGGCCGGCGGACGTGGGCGTCGGCGTGGATGCGGGTGCGGTGGCGGTGGCGGTGGCGGGTGCGGTGGCGGATGTCGGCACGGGGGCGGTTGCGGACCAGCGCAGCGATGGTAGTGGCACCGCCGGTGGTGGAGTGGGGGGCGCGACGGCGGGGGGCAGGGTGGCCGGAAGCGGCGGCGCGGCCAGTGGCGCGGCCACCACCAGCGAGGATTCGACCAGTGCCGCGAGCGCGTCCGGCGCGTCCGGACCGGCGATGGCGCGGGCGGTTTCGGAGTCGAACCCACCGGGACAGACCGCGAGCCGTTCGAACAGCGCCCGTGCACCGGGATCGAGCCGCTCCACACTGGTCTCGACCGCGGCCGCCAACGTCCGGTGCCGCTGCGGTGCGGTCGGGTCCGGGCTGGCCAGCAGCCGCAGATCGGTACGGAGCCGGGTCACGATCTCACCGACACCGAGTACGGAGGTATGCGCCGCAGCCAGTTCGATGGCCAGCGGCAACCCGTCGAGTTCGGCGCAGAGTTGCGCCACCGCGTCGGCACTCGCCTCCGGCACCGGTCGGCCGGACCTGGACCGGGCCCGATCCAGGAAGAGCCGGGTCGCCGGATGGGCGGCCAGGGACGCGATGGTGTTGCCGGTCGGCTCGGGCGGCAGGGCCAGCGTCGGCACCGCCACCACCGCCTCCGTGTGCAATCGCAACGGGACCCGGCTGGTGGCCAGCACCAGCAGCCCCGGACAGCGGTGCAGCAACCGGTCGACCAGTTCGGCCACGCCGGCGACGAGGTGTTCGCAGTTGTCCAGCACCAGCAGGGCCGGGGTCCACCCGATCTCCTCGGCCAGGGTGTCGGCCACGTCCCGCCCCGGCTCCGCCCGTACGCCGAGCGCGGCGGCGACGGCTTCCGGTACCCGTACCGGGCTCTCCACGGCGGTGAGGTCGACGAACCAGGCGGCGCCGAACCGGCTGGCCGCGGCCACCGCGAGCCGGGTCTTGCCGGCGCCGCCGGGACCGGTCAGCGTCACCAGGCGCTGCGTCGCCAGCCGCTGGTTGACCACGGCGAGCAGGGCGTCGCGCCCCAGCAGCGGGGTCATCGGCACCGGCAGCGGGGCCTGGGACTTGGCCCGGTCGACCAACCGGGACACCGGGTCGGAGCCGTGTGTCGACGGCCACCGCTGGGCCAGGTCGCCGCGTTGGGCGGCGGCGGCCAGGGCGCGCAGCCGCTCCCCCGGTTCGACACCCAACTGCTCCCGGAACGTCTCCCGGGCCCGCCGCTCCACCTGCGCCGCGGACCGTCGCCCGGTGCCGACGGCCGCCGCGACCAGCAGCAGCTCCCACAGTCGCACCCGCAGCGGATGCCGGGCCAGGGCCGCCTCCAGCTCACCGATCGCCGCCACGGCGGTACGGGCGGCGGCAAGCCCGTCGATCACCGAGGCGCGGTCCACCGCGGGTTGCCCGGCCGCCGCCTGGGCGGCGAGGGCGAGCCGCAGGGCACACTCCCACCGCTCCTCGATCGCGGCGATCCGGCTCTGCACCAGGCGACCCACCTCGCCGGCGACCCAGCCGGACGGGCGAGGTGCGCTGCCGCCGAGCGGTTCGCTGTGCAACGGCGTCCGCCACAGTCGCAACGCGGCGTCGAACAGCGGGAGGGCCCTCGCCCACTGCTCCGCCGCCATCCGCCGCCGGGCCCGCGTCAGCAGCCGGGTGAACCGCTGTACGTCGACCCGCCGGGCCGGCAGCCGCAACAGGTACCCGATCGGATGGGCGACGACGGCGTTCGCCAGCCCGGCCCGGTCCAGCGCGGCGGCGAGTTCGGCAGCCGCCCCGTCGAGCGAGCGGGTCGCCGGGGTCACCCCGGGCGGGAGTACGCCCCGCAGGTCGGCGGCGGCGACCGGCTGGCCGACCCGGAGCGCGAGCAGGCCCAGCAGCCGGCGTACCTCGTCGGTGAGCGGCACCGGACCGTCGGGGCCGATCAGCTCGATGGGCCCGAGCAACCGCACCGCGCGTCGGGCCCGATGTCCCGGCCCCACGGCGGTCTGCTGAACGGGCACACTACCCCGCACCTGGAAGCCCTCGCTTTCAGTCCCGGGTAGTCTGCGCCGTCGGCCGCCCCGGAGGTAATCCCCCCGTCCGGCCCGATCGGACAACGAACCGGGCGAATTCGCACACCGCTCGGCCGGCGCGACACCAGCCGCCGCGCCAGCCCCGGTGGTCCGGGGCGGGCGCCGGTCCCGAGGGTGCCACACGAAGCCGGCCCCGAGGCTGCCCCGTCCCGCAAACCGGGATGCCGCAACCCCGGACACCGCAAACCGGGACGCTCGCAACCGAGACACGGGCAACCGAGACACGGGCAACCGCCGAAATACCCGGACCCCGCAGGGCCACGCCCGCCCGCAGCCCCCAGCGGCAAGCCTCCCGAACCGCACCCGCAGGCCCCAGCGGCGCGCCCGTAGTGCCGACGCTGCCCGCGATCTAGGGCAAATGGTTGCCAATAGAGATCAACTAGCCACCATTTGCCCTAGATCGCCGCAGCGAGGGGGCGGGCGGGGGCGGGGGCGGGGCGGGGGGCGGGGGGGTTATGTGGGGGGGCGCCAGGCGGCGGCTGCGGTGGCGGCGCTGCCCATCAGGCGGGGGGTGATCGTGCCCAGGGCCGCGTCCCGGGCCCGCAGGGCCAGCCGGCCCCGGCTCTGCAAGACCGCCGACATCCGCCGGGTCTGCCGTACGACGGTGACCGCGCGCGGGCGGCGGGCCCGACTGTACGACTCGACGGCGGTCCGCAACGACTCGCCGGGCACCGCGTCCCGGACCGCCGAGCGGAGCGTCGCGGCGTCCTCGAACGCCAGGCAGGCACCCTGACCGAGGTGGTGCGGCATCGCGTGCGCGGCGTCGCCGAGCAGCACGATCCCGCCGGGCCCGGCCGGGTACGCGAACCCGCGCGGCAGCGGGCGCAGTTCGCGTACCTCCTGCTGGACCAGGTCGTCGGGCTCGGTCGCGGCGAGCAGGTCGCCGATCGGCGCCGGCCAGTTGGCGTACCAGCGGCGGAGCAGGGCGAGTTGGGTCTCGGGTGGCTCGGGGCGGGACGCGCCGGCAGCGGTCGCCACCCAGTAGATGCCGCCCCGGGTGGAACCGCCGGACGAGCCCCGGTCGCCAAGCGAGATGGCGACGAACCGGTAACCGGCGCCGAGCGTCTCGCCGTTGACCGGGCGGTCGGCGGGCAGCTTCGGGGCGCGGTACCAGGGGATCACCGCCCGCCAGGCGGCCGAGCCGGAACTGACGACGGTCGCCTGCGGGGCGAGCCGGTGCCGGACCGCGCTGTCCACCCCGTCGGCGGCCACCACCAGGTCGGCCTCGAACTCGGTTCGCCCGTCGCCGACGGCCGGCCGCTCGGCCGCGATGCAGCGTACGGTGCGGACCTGCACCCCGGTACGGATGTCGACCTTGTCACCGAGGCCGGCGATCAGGGCGTCGTGCAGATCCTCCCGGTGCACCACCACCGGGGCCCGCTCGTCGACCATCGGGCGGGGCTGGACCAGCCAGTGGCCGTCCGGCCGGCGTACCCCGACGTCGGGCAGGGCGGTGGCGATCGCGTCCAGCCCGTCGCCGAGGCCGAGCGCGTGCAGCGCCCGTACCCCGTTGGGCCAGAGCACCAGTGCGGTGCGCTCGGCGCGCAGCCGGTCACCCCGTTCGAGAAGGGTGACCTGCCAGCCGGAACGGGCCAGGGCACCGGCGACGGCCAGGCCGCCGATTCCGGCGCCCACCACCACGGCCGTACGCATGGCTGCGGTTCCTCCCGCTCAGCTGTTGTCGCGGTCCGTGGTCCCCGGCGGCGCGGCGCCCGCCCGGGCCTGCCCGGTACCACCCGCCGCCCGGTCATCGTCGCCGCCGTGCGGCTGGTCGTCGGCGGTCGTCTCGTCCGTGTCGTCCGCGCTGGCGTCGAGGTCGTCCGGTTCGTCGTCGTCGAGGTCGTCGAGCCGCCGGCCCGGACCCCCGGCCGGGTCGAGTTCCTGCTCGGGCAGCTCACCGGTGCGCTGGTAGGTCCGGTACTGCTCCTCGGTGACCACCCGGTACGCCTCGGGCAGGGTGTTCGCGTCCCTGTCCACGGTACGCCGGGACAGGTCGACCTGGGAGATGTCGCTGGTCGACCCGGTCGCGCCGTCGGCGTCACCGGCCTCGTCGTCGGTGACGACGGTGGTGGTGGAGTCGGCGTAGACCGGCACCAGGAACTCCTGCGGGCCCCGGACCCGGAGGAAGTAGATCAGCGCGCCGAGGAAGACGACCACGGCGGTCCAGACGTTGAGCCGTACGCCGAGGATCTCGTTGGCCTGGTCGGTGCGGAGCATCTCGATCCAGAACCGGCCGACGGTGTAACCCATCACGTAGACGGCGAAGGCGCGACCCCGGCCGAGCTTGAGCTTGCGGTCGACCAGGTAGACGACCAGGGCGACGCCGACGTTCCACAGCGCCTCGTAGGCGAAGGTCGGCTGGTAGAGGCCGGGTTCGAGGATCGGGTTGCCGTTCTCGTCCAGCAGCGCGTGACCCGGGTTGCCCGAGTCCATCCGGTGGATCTCCAGGCCCCAGGGCAGCGTGGTCCGGCCGCCGAAGAGTTCGTTGTTGAACCAGTTGCCGAACCGGCCGACCGCCTGGGCCAGCGGCAGGCCGGGGGCGAGCGCGTCGGCGACCACGGTCAGCGGGATGCCGAGCTGCCGGGCGGCCAGCCAGGCGCCGACCGCGCCACCCGCGACCGCGCCCCAGATGCCGAGCCCGCCCTCCCAGATGTAGAGGGCCCGGATCGGGTCACCGTCGGCGCCGAAGTACGCCTGCGGCGAGGTGATCACGTGGTAGATCCGCGCGCCGACGATGCCGAACGGCACCGCCCAGACCGCGACGTCCAGAATCGCCCAGGGGGCCACGCCACGCTGGCGGAGCCGATATTCGGTCACCACCGCCGCGACGACGATGCCCAGCACGATGCAGAGCGCGTACGCCCTGATCGGGATCGGTCCGAGTTGCCACACGGCGGTGCTCGGACTGGGCAGGGCTGCCAGCGGGGACACTGAGGCTAGGGTCACGATTGCACACGGTACCGCCGTACCGGGTCGTCGCGGCACCCCGGGCGGGTTGCCTTCTGCGGCGATGCCCCCGGCCGTGCGCAGTCGTGCGCGTTTGTCCGTGAACCCGCTCACCCCGACGCCCCGGCTGGTGATCGGCGCAACCGCCGCGATCGGGTGACGAACCGCCGGCTTCGGCTGACCACGCGACGGGTGACGACGAACGGCGGGCCCGTACGAGACGCACGGGCCCGCCGTTGTCGGGTGATACGTAGACCGGGCGTCGCCGGTCAGCTCGGTGTCGACCGCCGGCCGGCTCGGTGCCCGCCGGTCAGCGGACCGGTCGTGGGGTGGCCGGGTGGTTGCCGGCGTTGACCAGTTCGGCCACCGCCTCGCGGGGGCTCTTCTGGGTGACCAGGCCCTCCCCGACCAGCACCGCGTCGGCACCGGCCGAGGCGTACCGGATCAGGTCGTGCGGTCCCCGTACGCCGGACTCGGCGATCTTGACGACGCTGTTCGGCAGGCCGGGGGCGATCCGCTCGAACACCGAGCGGTCGACCTCCAGCGTGCGCAGGTTGCGGGCGTTCACGCCGATCACCTGGGCACCGGCGTCCAGCGCCCGGTCGGCCTCGTCCTCGTCGTGCACCTCGACCAGCGCGGTCATGCCCAGCGACTCGATCCGCTCCAGCAGCCCGACCAGCGCGTTCTGCTCCAGCGCGGCGACGATCAGCAGCACCAGGTCGGCACCGTGGGCGCGGGCCTCGTGCACCTGGTAGCTGGAGACGACGAAGTCCTTGCGCAGCACCGGGATGTCCACCGCCGCCCGGACCGCGGCGAGGTCGACCAGCGATCCGCCGAACCAGCGCCCCTCGGTGAGCACGCTGATGCAGCGGGCTCCGCCGGCGGCGTACTCGCCGGCCAGCTCGGCCGGATCGGCGATCTCGGCGAGTTGACCCTTGGACGGCGACGAGCGCTTGACCTCGGCGATCACCCCGACACCGGGGCGACGCAGGGCCGCGTACGCGTCGCGGGGTGGGGGCATGGCGGCAGCCAGCTCCCGGATTCGCTCCAGCGGGATCTCCGCCTGTCGGCGTTCGACGTCCTCGCGCACTCCGGCCAGGATCTCGTCGAGCACACTTCCGGGCGCGGCCGATGTGGCGGCGTCCCCTTCCGCGTGCGGATGCTCAGCAGTCACCAACGGACTCCCCTCTCCGGGCGTCATGGGCCGATGCTAGGGGGCGCCGGGGTAGGACCGGAGCCGGGGGGTATGGCGCACCTCACCAGGTGGGCTCGGGCATAATGGCCGAACTCTGGTGAGCGGGCTATCACCCACTGCCACCGGCACCATCGACGGTCATCGGGTAATCGAACCATGCCGGGGCGCCCCGCGCAGCCCGCCGATGCGCCGCCGGCAGCGCTCCCGTCGGCACAGTTGACCCGCGGGTCACCGGTTCGAAACACCGCCTCGGCACGATCGGGGTCGGGCAGACTGGTCGCGGGGTGGCCGCGTACTCGTCGAATCGATCATCGTGCGGGGTGGATCATGAGCAGCACCGGGCCGGGCTCGACCATCGACCTGACCACCATCCCGCGGGCGGTCGCGTCCGTCGCGATCGGCGTGGTGCACTCGGTGGAACGGGCCGTGGTTGGCGACGCGCGGGTGCGTACCGCCCGGGGCAACGCCTGGGCGGCGATCTGCGCCGACCGGGACCGGGCGTACCGGCGGGCCGAGGTCCGCGCGATGGTGGCCGCGCTGACCGGACCCCGGACCACCCCGACGGACACCCCGACCGGGCCCGGCGGCAGCGCGGGTGGGCTGTCCGGCAGCGGCGCGGTCAGTTGACCGTCGGATCCTCGCCCCGGTCCAGGGCGTCCCAGGCGGCGACGGTCCGGCCGGCGTCGACCCGGCCGGCGTCGGACGAGCCGGGGGCGGTGGGGGCGGCGCCGGGCCGTACCCGCTCGTAGCGGGCGCCCATGGCCGGCCAGGTGTGTCCCCGACCCACGGTGAGCACCCCGGCGGCGGCGACCAGCACCGCGCCCAGCCCGCAGAGCAGCGGCCAGAGCAGGTTCGTCTCGTCCCGGTCCGGGGCGGTCAGGCCGTACCCGCCGCCGGCCGCGATCCCGAGCCCGACCAGCACCAGCAGCCCGCCGACCAGGCGGCGGCCGAGCCCCCGGCTGGCCAGCAGCGCACCGGCCGAGGCCAGACCGACCAGGGCGAGCGCCGGCAGCCAGGGCAGCAGCTCGCCACCGGTGTGCGGGTCCCGCAGCGCCGACAGCGGCTCCGGCCGGGTGGTGATCTCGACCGACCAGGTCCGGGTCGCGGCGTAGAGCGCCAGGCCCGCCCCGGCCAGACAGAGCAGGACCGCGTACGTCAGCAGCCGGCGGCCCGAAGGTGCCGGCCGGGCCACGGCTGGCTGCTCGCTCATCGGGCCGGCCGCAGGGTCTCGGCCGCAGCGATGGCGGCCAGTACGGCGGCCGCCTTGTTACGGGTCTCCCGGTCCTCGGCCATCGGGTCGGAGTCGGCCACGATCCCCGCACCGGCCTGCACGTAGGCCCGGCCGTCGCGGATCAGGGCGGTCCGGATGGCGATCGCCATGTCCATGTCACCACCGAAGCCGAAGTAGCCCACGGTGCCGCCGTAAAGCCCGCGCCGGGTCGGCTCCAGGTCCTCGATGATCTCCATGGCGCGTACCTTCGGTGCGCCGGAGAGGGTGCCGGCCGGGAAGGTCGCGGCGAGCGCGTCGAACGCCGTACGGTCCTCGCGCAGCGTGCCGACCACGGTCGAGACGATGTGCATGACGTGGCTGTACCGCTCGATGGTGGCGAACGCGGGCACCTCCACGGTGCCCGGCCGGCAGACCCGGCCGAGGTCGTTGCGGCCCAGGTCGACCAGCATCACGTGCTCGGCGCGCTCCTTCGGGTCGGCGAGCAGTTCGGCGCCGAGCCGGTTGTCCTCCTCCGGCGTGGCGCCGCGCGGCCGGGTGCCGGCGATCGGGTGCAGCATGGCCCGGCGCGCCCCGCCCTCGGCGGCGGTCACCTTCAGGTGCGCCTCCGGCGACGAGCCGACGATGTCGAAACCGTCGAAGCGCAGCAGGTACATGTACGGGCTCGGGTTGGTGGTCCGCAGCACCCGGTAGACGTCGAGCGGATCGGCCCTGGTCTCGCGTTCGAACCGCTGGCTGAGCACGATCTGGAAGCACTCGCCGGCCCGGATCGCCTCCTTGGCCGCCTCCACCGCCTTGGGGTACCCGCCCTCCGGGGTGTTGCAGAGCACGTCGCCGTTGGGCGGGCTGGCCAGGGTCGAGATCATCGGCGGGATCGGCCGGGAGAACGCGGTGGTCATCGCGTCGAGCCGCCCCACCGCCTGGTGGTACGCGGCCAGCACCGGCCCGGCCCGGTCGGGCTCGTCCGGCGGCGGCAGCACCGCGTTGGCGACCAGGATCGCCGAGCCGTCGAAGTGGTCCAGCACCACCAGGTCGGTGGCGAGCATCATGCCCAGTTCGGGCAGGCCGAGGTCGTCGCGCGCCAGCGACGGCAGCCGTTCCAGCCGGCGGACGAAGTCGTAGCCGAGGTAGCCGACCATGCCGCCGGTGAGCGGCGGCAGCCCGGCCAACGGGTCGCCCTCGGGGCCGGCCAGGGCCGCGACGGTTTCCCGCAGCGCCGCCACCGGGTCGCCCGAGGTCGGCACACCGGCCGGCGGTCGGCCCAGCCAGTGCGCCTCACCGTCCCGTTCGACCAGCGTCGCGCTGCTGCGTACGCCGATGAACGAGTAGCGCGACCAGGCCACGCCGCCCGGTCCGGCGCCCTGTTCGGCGGACTCCAGCAGGAAGGTCCCCGGCCCGCCGGCCAGCTTGCGGTAGACCCCGACCGGGGTCTCCCCGTCGGCGAGCAGCCGCCGGGTCACCGGCACCACCCGTCGGCTGCCGGCCAGTTCGCGGAAGGTCGCCTCGTCCGGGCTGACCGCGCCGGTGGTCTGGCTCATGCCCGCTCCCCCTGGGTGTCGATCCGGCCGGTGACCGGGAGGTCGTCGGCGAAGCAGGTCCGGGTGCCGGTGTGGCAGGCGGGACCGACCTGGTCGACGCTGACCAGCAGGGCGTCGCCGTCGCAGTCCAGCGCGACCGAGCGGACGTACTGGTGGTGGCCGGAGGTGGCGCCCTTGACCCAGTATTCGCGGCGGCTGCGCGACCAGTAGGTGGCCCGGCCGGTGGTGAGGGTCCGGTGCAGCGCCTCGTCGTCCATCCAGGCGACCATCAGCACCTCGCCCGAGTCGTGCTGGCGGACCACCGCCGCGACCAGGCCGTCGGCGCCCCGGCGTAGGCGCGCGGCGATCGCCGGGTCGAGCCCGGAGCCGGGGCCGGTCGGGG is a window of Micromonospora sp. NBC_01699 DNA encoding:
- a CDS encoding GNAT family N-acetyltransferase — translated: MSLVHREVFERLEHFYDGVPRDVAHAEEYGGLVLFVRNGAGWPFYARPRPGASEPPNAADVTTVRERQRALGVPEALEWVHENHPSLLQVARSAGLAVLEAPLMVLDPAALPSAGSLGDVPVRFADPASPDFGRDVATQRAVAAIGFGVPGTAPGDAGPVARDAALVSLTPRRVDEERTQAEAGTRVFALAETADEGAVSAGMAMRVGDVAEIAGIATLPTARRRGLAAAVTAALARHLLDTGTELVFLSAGNDDIARIYLRAGFKRLGTACIAEPTPVTT
- a CDS encoding ATP-binding protein — protein: MPVQQTAVGPGHRARRAVRLLGPIELIGPDGPVPLTDEVRRLLGLLALRVGQPVAAADLRGVLPPGVTPATRSLDGAAAELAAALDRAGLANAVVAHPIGYLLRLPARRVDVQRFTRLLTRARRRMAAEQWARALPLFDAALRLWRTPLHSEPLGGSAPRPSGWVAGEVGRLVQSRIAAIEERWECALRLALAAQAAAGQPAVDRASVIDGLAAARTAVAAIGELEAALARHPLRVRLWELLLVAAAVGTGRRSAAQVERRARETFREQLGVEPGERLRALAAAAQRGDLAQRWPSTHGSDPVSRLVDRAKSQAPLPVPMTPLLGRDALLAVVNQRLATQRLVTLTGPGGAGKTRLAVAAASRFGAAWFVDLTAVESPVRVPEAVAAALGVRAEPGRDVADTLAEEIGWTPALLVLDNCEHLVAGVAELVDRLLHRCPGLLVLATSRVPLRLHTEAVVAVPTLALPPEPTGNTIASLAAHPATRLFLDRARSRSGRPVPEASADAVAQLCAELDGLPLAIELAAAHTSVLGVGEIVTRLRTDLRLLASPDPTAPQRHRTLAAAVETSVERLDPGARALFERLAVCPGGFDSETARAIAGPDAPDALAALVESSLVVAAPLAAPPLPATLPPAVAPPTPPPAVPLPSLRWSATAPVPTSATAPATATATAPASTPTPTSAGPPALTPAGPPAPTPAGPPAFTPAGPPPSAGYPASMAGYASTPISGHLFPTVFAPPDPPADDPPLPVRYRMLAPIRRHAMTRLGAGAGEAAARTALAAHCLALAEYADAHLRGPEQEWWLRRLRAEAANMQAAMSWLSEAGAGAPPHAELRLAAALARYCRLDGHYRDGHRWLAEALVRHPDAPTPMRAGAGAAAAMLAMLSCDYPAAMEHAEAALGGYRQVGNRAGVARVLLTLGSIAREQARYVDSTVYLATAAATFAEYGDEWGEAQTAQLRGFTAWLSGDLDRADSRLWVSRRWYEQLGEPRAEAEALMNLGAVALYRGDTDRAASLLDVALRRYSVLGFPEGVGWAHNLRGLVELRGRRTDRAAAHLLTSLAAHRQVGDRWRTASVLEALAEVARLDGAPGRGARLLGAAARIREEIGAPVPACERPDTEATARAIRSQLGDAGFTAAHEYGRDAPLDTLLTADPTRHDPTRHDRAPTRHALPRSA
- a CDS encoding FAD-dependent oxidoreductase; amino-acid sequence: MRTAVVVGAGIGGLAVAGALARSGWQVTLLERGDRLRAERTALVLWPNGVRALHALGLGDGLDAIATALPDVGVRRPDGHWLVQPRPMVDERAPVVVHREDLHDALIAGLGDKVDIRTGVQVRTVRCIAAERPAVGDGRTEFEADLVVAADGVDSAVRHRLAPQATVVSSGSAAWRAVIPWYRAPKLPADRPVNGETLGAGYRFVAISLGDRGSSGGSTRGGIYWVATAAGASRPEPPETQLALLRRWYANWPAPIGDLLAATEPDDLVQQEVRELRPLPRGFAYPAGPGGIVLLGDAAHAMPHHLGQGACLAFEDAATLRSAVRDAVPGESLRTAVESYSRARRPRAVTVVRQTRRMSAVLQSRGRLALRARDAALGTITPRLMGSAATAAAAWRPPT
- the lgt gene encoding prolipoprotein diacylglyceryl transferase, translated to MTLASVSPLAALPSPSTAVWQLGPIPIRAYALCIVLGIVVAAVVTEYRLRQRGVAPWAILDVAVWAVPFGIVGARIYHVITSPQAYFGADGDPIRALYIWEGGLGIWGAVAGGAVGAWLAARQLGIPLTVVADALAPGLPLAQAVGRFGNWFNNELFGGRTTLPWGLEIHRMDSGNPGHALLDENGNPILEPGLYQPTFAYEALWNVGVALVVYLVDRKLKLGRGRAFAVYVMGYTVGRFWIEMLRTDQANEILGVRLNVWTAVVVFLGALIYFLRVRGPQEFLVPVYADSTTTVVTDDEAGDADGATGSTSDISQVDLSRRTVDRDANTLPEAYRVVTEEQYRTYQRTGELPEQELDPAGGPGRRLDDLDDDEPDDLDASADDTDETTADDQPHGGDDDRAAGGTGQARAGAAPPGTTDRDNS
- the trpC gene encoding indole-3-glycerol phosphate synthase TrpC, coding for MLDEILAGVREDVERRQAEIPLERIRELAAAMPPPRDAYAALRRPGVGVIAEVKRSSPSKGQLAEIADPAELAGEYAAGGARCISVLTEGRWFGGSLVDLAAVRAAVDIPVLRKDFVVSSYQVHEARAHGADLVLLIVAALEQNALVGLLERIESLGMTALVEVHDEDEADRALDAGAQVIGVNARNLRTLEVDRSVFERIAPGLPNSVVKIAESGVRGPHDLIRYASAGADAVLVGEGLVTQKSPREAVAELVNAGNHPATPRPVR
- a CDS encoding Trp biosynthesis-associated membrane protein encodes the protein MSEQPAVARPAPSGRRLLTYAVLLCLAGAGLALYAATRTWSVEITTRPEPLSALRDPHTGGELLPWLPALALVGLASAGALLASRGLGRRLVGGLLVLVGLGIAAGGGYGLTAPDRDETNLLWPLLCGLGAVLVAAAGVLTVGRGHTWPAMGARYERVRPGAAPTAPGSSDAGRVDAGRTVAAWDALDRGEDPTVN
- a CDS encoding anthranilate synthase component I, which produces MSQTTGAVSPDEATFRELAGSRRVVPVTRRLLADGETPVGVYRKLAGGPGTFLLESAEQGAGPGGVAWSRYSFIGVRSSATLVERDGEAHWLGRPPAGVPTSGDPVAALRETVAALAGPEGDPLAGLPPLTGGMVGYLGYDFVRRLERLPSLARDDLGLPELGMMLATDLVVLDHFDGSAILVANAVLPPPDEPDRAGPVLAAYHQAVGRLDAMTTAFSRPIPPMISTLASPPNGDVLCNTPEGGYPKAVEAAKEAIRAGECFQIVLSQRFERETRADPLDVYRVLRTTNPSPYMYLLRFDGFDIVGSSPEAHLKVTAAEGGARRAMLHPIAGTRPRGATPEEDNRLGAELLADPKERAEHVMLVDLGRNDLGRVCRPGTVEVPAFATIERYSHVMHIVSTVVGTLREDRTAFDALAATFPAGTLSGAPKVRAMEIIEDLEPTRRGLYGGTVGYFGFGGDMDMAIAIRTALIRDGRAYVQAGAGIVADSDPMAEDRETRNKAAAVLAAIAAAETLRPAR
- the hisI gene encoding phosphoribosyl-AMP cyclohydrolase, which produces MPVPDPPVAAPPATPPVTPTAPRPAPTGPVPTGPAPSGAAPTGPGSGLDPAIAARLRRGADGLVAAVVRQHDSGEVLMVAWMDDEALHRTLTTGRATYWSRSRREYWVKGATSGHHQYVRSVALDCDGDALLVSVDQVGPACHTGTRTCFADDLPVTGRIDTQGERA